Proteins encoded within one genomic window of Citrobacter amalonaticus Y19:
- a CDS encoding tyrosine-type recombinase/integrase, producing MNNAFEEVLDDYFFSKSLRPATEWSYRKVVRSFISFSGKGISPEQVDKTLVLTWRRKIIHEEGLSRTTWNNKVTHMRAIFNHAIVNGLVTMRENPFNGVITRPDVKRKKTLTDVQMNKIYLHMLAREEDERTGMMELRKSALRPAWFWLTVLDALRRTGMRQNQLLHIRLEDVNFEHRWINLRPEGSKNHKEHRVPITENLRPRLERLYNLSLERGAKMQDQLFNLSRFDGRKNEISSNMDYPPLRAFFRRLSRECGFTVSPHRFRHTIATNLMRLPDRNLKMAQDLLGHSTPAVTLEYVESDLDKVRDMLEELDAA from the coding sequence ATGAACAATGCATTTGAAGAAGTGCTGGATGATTATTTTTTCAGTAAATCTTTGCGCCCGGCTACGGAGTGGAGCTACAGGAAGGTAGTCAGATCATTCATTTCCTTTAGCGGGAAAGGTATTTCACCTGAGCAGGTTGATAAAACGCTGGTTTTAACGTGGCGCCGAAAAATTATCCATGAGGAAGGACTGAGCAGAACGACATGGAATAATAAAGTGACTCATATGCGCGCTATATTTAATCACGCCATCGTTAATGGGCTTGTAACGATGAGGGAAAACCCTTTCAACGGCGTAATCACCCGACCCGATGTCAAACGCAAAAAAACACTGACTGATGTGCAGATGAATAAAATTTATCTGCACATGCTGGCAAGGGAAGAGGATGAACGGACTGGTATGATGGAGTTAAGAAAAAGCGCCTTACGGCCAGCATGGTTCTGGCTAACGGTACTGGATGCATTGCGGAGGACAGGAATGCGCCAGAACCAGTTGCTGCACATTCGCCTGGAGGATGTAAATTTTGAGCACCGCTGGATTAATCTCCGGCCTGAGGGTTCCAAGAACCATAAGGAGCACCGGGTTCCGATTACTGAAAACCTCCGTCCCAGACTTGAAAGGCTCTATAACCTCTCCCTTGAGCGTGGCGCGAAGATGCAGGACCAGTTGTTTAATCTTTCTCGCTTTGATGGCCGGAAGAATGAAATCAGCAGCAACATGGATTATCCGCCGTTGCGTGCGTTTTTCAGACGGCTTTCACGAGAATGCGGTTTTACAGTCAGTCCGCACAGGTTCCGACACACCATCGCGACTAACCTGATGCGTTTGCCGGATCGTAACCTGAAGATGGCACAGGACCTGCTGGGTCATTCAACACCGGCGGTCACGCTGGAGTATGTTGAAAGTGACCTGGATAAGGTACGGGACATGCTGGAGGAGCTGGATGCTGCATAA
- a CDS encoding transcriptional regulator, producing MQREDVLGEALKLVEIHGIANTTLEMVAERVDYPLDEMQRFWPDKEAILYDALRYLSQQVDIWRRQLLLDDSLSAEQKLLARYNALAECVSNNRYPGCLFIAACTFYPDPSHPIHQLADQQKSAAHDFTHELLTTLEIDDPAMVAKQMELVLEGCLSRMLVNRSHADVETAHRLAEDILRFAQCRQGGALT from the coding sequence GTGCAACGTGAAGATGTCCTGGGAGAAGCCCTAAAATTAGTAGAGATCCATGGGATTGCGAACACCACGCTGGAGATGGTGGCTGAGCGCGTTGATTATCCGCTCGACGAAATGCAGCGTTTCTGGCCGGACAAAGAGGCCATTCTGTATGACGCGCTGCGCTATCTCAGCCAGCAGGTGGATATCTGGCGTCGCCAGCTGCTGCTGGATGACTCCCTGAGTGCCGAACAAAAGCTACTGGCCCGCTACAATGCGCTGGCTGAATGCGTGAGTAATAACCGCTACCCGGGCTGCCTGTTCATCGCCGCCTGTACGTTTTATCCCGATCCGTCGCACCCGATTCACCAACTGGCGGATCAGCAGAAAAGCGCGGCGCACGACTTTACCCACGAACTGCTGACCACGCTGGAGATTGACGATCCGGCGATGGTGGCCAAACAGATGGAACTGGTGCTGGAAGGCTGTCTGAGCCGCATGCTGGTCAATCGCAGCCATGCGGATGTAGAGACGGCGCATCGTCTGGCAGAAGATATTCTGCGCTTTGCCCAGTGTCGTCAGGGAGGCGCGCTGACCTAA
- a CDS encoding protein-disulfide reductase DsbD, with translation MAQRILTLILLLCSTSTFAGLFDAPGRSNFVPADQAFAFDFQQNQHDLNLTWQVKDGYYLYRKQISITPAQAEIAEVTLPAGVWHEDEFYGKSEIYRDTLTIPVTINQAQPGATLTVTYQGCADAGFCYPPESKILPLSEVVASAEPKPATPAAAQSPQPENAPAQLPFSALWALLIGIGIAFTPCVLPMYPLISGIVLGGKQRLSTGRALLLTFIYVQGMALTYTALGLVVAAAGLQFQAALQHPFVLIGLAAVFTLLALSMFGLFTLQLPSSLQTRLTLMSNRQQGGSAGGVFAMGAIAGLICSPCTTAPLSAILLYIAQSGNLWLGGGTLYLYALGMGLPLMLVTVFGNRLLPKSGPWMEQVKTAFGFVILALPVFLLERIVGDTWGLRLWSLLGVAFFGWAFITSLQATRGWMRIVQIILLAAALVSVRPLQDWAFGTTVTQAQAHLDFRPVASVEELNQALAEAKGKPVMLDLYADWCVACKEFEKYTFSHPQVKQALGDTVLLQANVTANNAQDVALLKHLQVLGLPTILFFDAQGQEHPQARVTGFMDAATFSAHLRDRQP, from the coding sequence ATGGCTCAACGCATCCTTACGCTGATCCTGCTTCTTTGCAGCACATCGACTTTTGCCGGACTGTTCGACGCGCCGGGTCGCTCAAATTTTGTCCCTGCTGACCAGGCCTTTGCCTTTGATTTTCAGCAAAATCAACACGATCTGAATCTCACCTGGCAGGTGAAAGATGGGTATTACCTGTACCGCAAGCAGATCAGTATTACCCCTGCTCAGGCAGAAATCGCGGAAGTCACTCTGCCGGCGGGCGTCTGGCATGAAGATGAGTTCTACGGCAAAAGCGAAATCTACCGTGATACGCTCACGATCCCGGTGACCATCAACCAGGCACAGCCAGGCGCGACGCTGACGGTCACATATCAGGGCTGCGCCGACGCAGGATTTTGCTATCCGCCGGAAAGCAAAATCCTGCCGTTAAGCGAGGTCGTCGCCAGCGCAGAGCCGAAACCGGCTACACCAGCTGCGGCACAGTCGCCGCAACCGGAAAACGCGCCCGCACAACTTCCCTTCTCCGCCCTGTGGGCGCTGCTGATCGGCATTGGAATCGCCTTTACCCCTTGCGTACTGCCGATGTATCCGTTGATTTCCGGCATCGTACTTGGCGGTAAACAACGTCTTTCTACCGGACGTGCGCTGCTACTGACGTTCATCTATGTGCAGGGGATGGCGCTGACCTATACCGCTCTGGGTCTGGTGGTGGCCGCCGCCGGATTGCAATTCCAGGCAGCCCTTCAGCATCCCTTTGTCTTAATCGGTCTGGCGGCGGTCTTTACCCTGCTTGCCCTGTCGATGTTTGGTCTGTTCACCCTGCAACTGCCCTCATCGCTGCAAACGCGCCTCACGCTGATGAGTAACCGTCAGCAGGGCGGTTCTGCGGGCGGCGTTTTTGCTATGGGCGCAATTGCCGGGTTGATTTGTTCGCCGTGTACGACCGCGCCGCTCAGCGCCATCTTGCTGTACATCGCCCAGAGTGGAAATCTGTGGCTCGGCGGCGGTACGTTGTACCTTTACGCACTGGGGATGGGGCTGCCGCTGATGCTGGTCACCGTCTTTGGTAACCGTCTGCTGCCGAAAAGCGGGCCATGGATGGAGCAGGTCAAAACAGCATTTGGCTTTGTTATCCTCGCGCTGCCGGTCTTTTTGCTGGAGCGAATCGTCGGCGATACGTGGGGCTTACGCCTGTGGTCGCTATTGGGCGTAGCCTTCTTTGGCTGGGCGTTTATCACCAGTCTGCAAGCAACGCGTGGCTGGATGCGCATTGTACAGATAATCCTGTTGGCGGCAGCGCTGGTCAGCGTACGTCCACTCCAGGACTGGGCGTTTGGCACAACGGTGACTCAGGCGCAGGCGCATCTGGACTTCAGACCGGTGGCAAGCGTTGAGGAACTCAATCAGGCACTGGCCGAGGCGAAAGGCAAACCGGTGATGCTGGACCTGTACGCCGACTGGTGTGTCGCCTGTAAAGAGTTTGAAAAGTACACCTTCAGCCATCCGCAGGTAAAGCAGGCGCTGGGCGATACGGTGCTGTTACAGGCTAACGTCACCGCCAATAACGCGCAGGATGTGGCGCTGCTGAAGCATTTGCAGGTGTTAGGATTGCCAACCATCCTGTTCTTTGATGCGCAAGGCCAGGAACACCCGCAAGCACGGGTAACGGGCTTTATGGATGCGGCAACGTTTAGCGCGCATTTGCGCGATCGCCAACCGTGA
- the aspA gene encoding aspartate ammonia-lyase translates to MLNNIRIEEDLLGTREVPAEAYYGVHTLRAIENFYISNNKISDIPEFVRGMVMVKKAAALANKELQTIPKSVANAIIAACDEVLNNGKCMDQFPVDVYQGGAGTSVNMNTNEVLANIGLELMGHQKGEYQYLNPNDHVNKCQSTNDAYPTGFRIAVYASIVKLVDAINQLREGFERKAVEFQDILKMGRTQLQDAVPMTLGQEFRAFSVLLKEEVKNIERTAELLLEVNLGATAIGTGLNTPKEYSPLAVQKLAEVTGFACVPAEDLIEATSDCGAYVMVHGALKRLAVKMSKICNDLRLLSSGPRAGLNEINLPELQAGSSIMPAKVNPVVPEVVNQVCFKVIGNDITVTMASEAGQLQLNVMEPVIGQAMFESIHILSNACYNLLEKCVNGITANKEVCEGYVYNSIGIVTYLNPFIGHHNGDIVGKICAETGKSVREVVLERGLLTEAELDDIFSAQNLMHPAYKAKRYTDESEQ, encoded by the coding sequence ATGTTAAACAACATTCGTATCGAAGAAGATCTGTTGGGTACCAGGGAAGTTCCAGCCGAAGCCTATTATGGTGTTCACACTCTGAGAGCGATTGAAAACTTCTACATCAGCAATAACAAAATCAGTGACATCCCTGAATTTGTGCGCGGCATGGTAATGGTTAAGAAGGCAGCAGCGCTGGCAAACAAAGAGTTGCAGACCATTCCTAAGAGTGTAGCGAATGCTATCATTGCCGCATGTGATGAAGTCCTGAATAACGGCAAATGCATGGACCAGTTCCCGGTAGACGTTTACCAGGGCGGTGCAGGCACCTCCGTCAACATGAATACCAACGAAGTGCTGGCCAATATCGGGCTGGAGCTGATGGGTCACCAGAAAGGTGAATATCAGTACCTGAACCCGAACGACCACGTGAACAAATGTCAGTCTACTAACGACGCCTACCCAACCGGTTTCCGCATCGCCGTTTACGCTTCTATCGTAAAACTGGTCGACGCCATCAACCAACTGCGTGAAGGCTTCGAGCGTAAAGCTGTCGAGTTCCAGGACATCCTGAAAATGGGTCGTACCCAGTTGCAGGATGCGGTTCCGATGACCCTGGGTCAGGAATTCCGCGCTTTCAGCGTGCTGCTGAAAGAAGAAGTGAAAAACATCGAACGTACCGCTGAACTGCTGCTGGAAGTTAACCTCGGCGCAACGGCTATCGGTACCGGTCTGAATACGCCGAAAGAGTACTCTCCGCTGGCCGTACAGAAACTGGCGGAAGTGACCGGCTTTGCCTGCGTTCCCGCTGAAGACCTGATCGAAGCGACCTCTGACTGCGGTGCTTACGTTATGGTACACGGCGCCCTGAAACGCCTGGCTGTGAAGATGTCCAAAATCTGTAACGACCTGCGCTTGCTCTCCTCTGGCCCGCGTGCTGGCCTGAACGAGATCAACCTGCCGGAACTGCAGGCGGGCTCTTCTATCATGCCGGCGAAAGTTAACCCGGTCGTACCGGAAGTCGTCAACCAGGTGTGCTTCAAAGTCATCGGTAACGACATCACCGTCACCATGGCGTCTGAAGCCGGTCAGTTGCAGTTAAACGTGATGGAGCCCGTGATTGGTCAGGCGATGTTTGAATCCATTCACATCCTCAGCAACGCCTGCTACAACCTGCTGGAGAAATGTGTTAACGGTATTACCGCTAACAAAGAAGTGTGCGAAGGGTATGTCTACAACTCTATCGGCATCGTCACCTACCTCAACCCGTTCATCGGCCACCACAACGGCGACATCGTTGGTAAGATTTGCGCCGAGACCGGTAAGAGCGTACGTGAAGTGGTGCTGGAGCGCGGTCTGTTGACTGAAGCTGAGCTGGACGATATTTTCTCCGCACAGAACCTGATGCACCCGGCTTACAAAGCAAAACGTTATACTGATGAAAGCGAACAGTAA
- the yjeH gene encoding L-methionine/branched-chain amino acid transporter: MSGLKQELGLAQGIGLLSTSLLGTGVFAVPALAALVAGNNSLWAWPVLIVLVFPVAIVFALLGRHYPSAGGVAHFVGMAFGPHLERVTGWLFLSVIPVGLPAALHIAAGFGQAMFGWHGWQLLLAELGTLALVWFIGSRGASSSANLQTVIAGLIVALIVAIWWAGDLKPTEIPFPAPGDIEMSGLFSALSVMFWCFVGLEAFAHLASEFKDPERDFPRALMIGLLLAGSVYWACTVVVLHFDAYGETMAAAASLPKIVVKLFGVQALWVACVIGYLACFASLNIYIQSFARLVWSQAQYKPGHYLARLSPRHIPRNALNAVLGCCVVSTLCIYALEINLDALIVYANGIFIMIYLLCMLAGCRLLKGRYRALAMVGGLLCLLLLAMVGWKSLYALIMLAILWLLLPKRKMAEQQG; this comes from the coding sequence ATGAGTGGACTGAAACAAGAGCTTGGACTGGCTCAGGGTATTGGCCTGTTGTCGACATCATTATTAGGAACAGGCGTGTTTGCCGTCCCGGCCCTGGCCGCGCTGGTGGCAGGCAATAACAGCCTGTGGGCCTGGCCCGTTTTGATTGTTTTGGTGTTTCCCGTTGCGATTGTTTTTGCCCTGCTAGGTCGCCATTACCCCAGCGCAGGCGGCGTCGCCCATTTCGTCGGCATGGCATTTGGCCCGCATCTTGAACGGGTCACCGGCTGGCTGTTTCTGTCCGTCATCCCTGTGGGTCTTCCTGCTGCGCTGCACATTGCTGCCGGGTTTGGACAAGCGATGTTTGGCTGGCACGGCTGGCAACTGTTGCTGGCGGAACTCGGCACCCTGGCGCTGGTGTGGTTCATCGGTTCACGCGGTGCCAGCTCCAGTGCAAACCTGCAAACGGTGATTGCGGGTCTGATTGTGGCATTGATTGTCGCCATCTGGTGGGCCGGTGACCTCAAACCAACAGAAATTCCTTTCCCTGCGCCAGGTGATATTGAGATGTCAGGGCTGTTCTCCGCGCTGTCGGTGATGTTCTGGTGCTTCGTTGGTCTGGAAGCGTTCGCTCATCTGGCTTCTGAATTCAAGGATCCCGAACGGGATTTCCCGCGTGCGCTAATGATTGGCCTGCTGCTGGCCGGTTCGGTCTACTGGGCCTGCACCGTTGTTGTTCTGCATTTTGACGCCTATGGTGAAACGATGGCGGCGGCGGCCTCGTTGCCGAAAATCGTGGTGAAACTGTTTGGCGTTCAGGCGCTGTGGGTGGCCTGTGTGATCGGCTATCTGGCCTGCTTTGCCAGTCTCAACATCTATATACAGAGTTTTGCCCGTCTGGTGTGGTCACAGGCACAGTATAAACCGGGCCATTACCTTGCCCGCCTCTCTCCCCGTCATATTCCGCGCAACGCGCTCAATGCCGTGCTGGGCTGCTGCGTGGTCAGTACGTTGTGCATTTATGCGTTAGAGATCAATCTCGATGCGCTCATCGTCTACGCCAATGGCATCTTTATCATGATCTATCTGTTGTGCATGCTGGCAGGATGCCGCTTGTTGAAAGGTCGGTATCGCGCGCTGGCGATGGTGGGGGGATTATTATGCCTTCTTTTACTGGCAATGGTTGGCTGGAAGAGTCTGTATGCGCTGATTATGCTGGCAATACTGTGGCTGTTATTGCCGAAACGGAAGATGGCTGAACAGCAGGGATAG
- a CDS encoding conjugal transfer protein TraF, with protein MITRCVSLALLVSAAPSVNAATNWMEARGDAMGGTGVASAHYGTAALSNPALLTTSGPTDDFSLVLPSVGAQVSDPDKTVDKADDVKDLWDRFDSAVANQSGVSESAAALKSKLQDLKNTHANGQVGASVIATVPNQTLPFAVVVKSWGTVSVDGKVSDHDLEYLDKVADGTIPPSAVDTDSLTSRAYGRAAVITDVGVAMAHEFETAGHAWSFGITPKYQRVDLFNYNVSVSNFDKNDIDSSEYRNTKTGFNADVGLSTNLNDNWTLGLAVQNIIPRSIDTKEVNGEKGTFRIKPQATAGASWHNSFITTALDVDLTEASGFTSDNKRQFASLGAEINAWNWMQVRAGYRQNMASGEGNAFTAGLGFSPFDVVHLDITGIAGTDRTYGAVAQLQFTF; from the coding sequence ATGATTACACGCTGCGTTTCCCTTGCTCTTCTGGTTTCCGCAGCGCCGTCGGTTAATGCTGCGACGAACTGGATGGAGGCACGCGGTGATGCTATGGGTGGCACCGGCGTGGCATCCGCGCACTACGGTACTGCGGCTCTGTCTAACCCTGCTCTGTTAACTACGTCCGGACCAACCGATGATTTCAGCCTGGTGCTGCCATCGGTGGGCGCCCAGGTCTCTGACCCGGATAAAACCGTGGATAAAGCGGATGATGTTAAGGACCTCTGGGATCGTTTCGACAGCGCCGTCGCTAATCAGTCCGGTGTCAGCGAAAGCGCCGCGGCACTCAAGAGTAAGCTTCAGGATTTGAAAAACACACATGCGAACGGCCAGGTCGGGGCTTCAGTTATTGCAACTGTGCCGAACCAGACACTACCGTTCGCCGTTGTGGTGAAATCATGGGGTACTGTCTCTGTCGATGGTAAGGTCAGCGATCACGACCTGGAATACCTCGACAAGGTCGCCGATGGCACAATCCCCCCTTCTGCAGTGGATACTGACTCACTTACGTCAAGAGCCTACGGTCGTGCGGCTGTGATCACCGATGTCGGAGTGGCCATGGCGCATGAGTTCGAAACTGCAGGACATGCCTGGTCCTTTGGTATCACACCAAAATACCAGCGCGTTGACCTGTTTAACTACAACGTTTCCGTCAGTAATTTTGACAAAAACGACATTGACTCCAGCGAGTACCGCAATACCAAAACCGGTTTTAACGCCGACGTCGGTCTGTCCACAAACCTGAACGACAACTGGACTCTTGGTCTGGCCGTACAAAATATCATCCCCCGCTCAATCGATACCAAAGAAGTAAATGGTGAAAAGGGAACGTTCAGGATTAAACCGCAGGCCACTGCCGGCGCCTCATGGCACAACAGCTTCATCACAACCGCGCTCGATGTCGACCTGACTGAGGCGAGTGGTTTCACCAGTGATAATAAGCGTCAGTTTGCAAGTCTGGGTGCCGAGATTAATGCCTGGAACTGGATGCAGGTGCGCGCGGGATACCGCCAGAACATGGCTTCCGGAGAAGGCAATGCTTTCACTGCCGGCCTGGGGTTCTCTCCGTTTGATGTGGTTCACCTGGATATCACGGGCATCGCAGGCACTGATCGTACCTACGGGGCGGTTGCACAACTTCAATTCACTTTCTGA
- a CDS encoding TraI domain-containing protein: MRGLKWLTGLGLAVGTEYSVRPSVQPAQAGGFRNVLSGQLLLGTAERQKNVRMLRENCPLSQSAFDEFWLKPLEQMAARVQEVPAAWAGPFATPGSFTDLSLSVAASAVRLVRGMMLPPGATPEEQAEQGPAWICAVFWAGLFHHLDWLSQIEGSLANGKAWCPGMEIPGANWRVRPRQGRTASMNGMYIASKLIPDAAAIWLQRWPAISGALFLYLSGQKAQSGILNSIISDALASVANKSGTVSGTASPSESDKVITSGEEGEEGSRTNNIPNLIDDDMHQTSSHKNITPVPEPINNASIGYDTNQTGDYAAKDVTGQVTLLSAFDNHDTQSSDERTGDETVPDESVSTAEFLSVLDQMSGSGAPVVEEKVETTSSEEPSLVGMESGTPGEKFLDWLKSSILDGTASVNEGESFAHILAQFVFIVSPECFFKYLSLNTNESLDKSELQKSFEALNVHYSRNGKGLWHYHKYDTPDKSGRYTKMSGYMLSADIIYRKGTCPPDSVWLARRN; this comes from the coding sequence ATGCGTGGACTGAAATGGTTAACAGGCCTTGGGCTGGCAGTCGGAACGGAATACTCAGTAAGGCCATCCGTGCAGCCGGCACAAGCGGGAGGGTTCCGGAACGTACTGTCCGGTCAGTTGTTACTGGGAACTGCGGAGCGACAGAAGAACGTCCGGATGTTGCGGGAAAATTGCCCACTGTCACAGTCAGCCTTTGACGAATTCTGGCTAAAACCCTTAGAGCAAATGGCTGCTCGCGTTCAGGAAGTACCGGCAGCCTGGGCGGGGCCGTTCGCCACACCAGGGAGCTTTACTGACCTCAGTTTATCCGTGGCCGCAAGTGCCGTGAGGCTGGTACGCGGTATGATGTTACCTCCGGGAGCGACGCCTGAGGAGCAGGCAGAGCAGGGGCCTGCCTGGATATGCGCAGTGTTCTGGGCTGGGCTTTTTCATCATCTTGACTGGTTGTCGCAGATTGAAGGGAGCCTGGCGAACGGAAAAGCCTGGTGTCCGGGGATGGAAATACCCGGTGCAAACTGGCGGGTGCGTCCCCGGCAGGGGAGAACGGCTTCAATGAACGGCATGTACATTGCCAGTAAACTCATCCCGGATGCTGCGGCTATCTGGCTTCAACGCTGGCCGGCGATTTCAGGTGCGCTATTTTTGTACCTCAGCGGACAAAAAGCTCAGTCTGGAATTCTCAACAGCATCATCAGCGATGCGCTTGCCAGCGTTGCCAATAAATCAGGAACCGTTTCTGGTACAGCAAGCCCCTCTGAAAGCGATAAGGTGATCACCTCAGGGGAGGAAGGGGAGGAAGGATCCAGAACAAACAATATCCCAAATTTAATAGACGACGATATGCATCAAACGTCCAGTCACAAAAATATAACACCGGTTCCAGAGCCAATTAACAATGCTTCAATAGGTTACGATACTAACCAGACAGGTGATTATGCTGCTAAGGATGTTACCGGTCAGGTTACGTTGCTTTCGGCATTTGATAATCATGATACACAGTCATCCGATGAACGAACAGGTGATGAAACTGTCCCGGATGAGTCGGTATCAACCGCAGAATTTCTTAGCGTGCTTGACCAGATGTCGGGCTCTGGTGCTCCTGTTGTTGAAGAGAAGGTTGAAACTACTTCTTCTGAAGAGCCTTCGCTGGTCGGGATGGAATCTGGCACTCCAGGAGAAAAGTTTCTGGACTGGCTGAAATCCTCAATCCTTGACGGTACGGCTAGTGTCAATGAGGGCGAGAGTTTTGCACATATTCTGGCTCAGTTTGTATTCATTGTTTCACCTGAGTGTTTTTTTAAATATTTATCGCTGAATACAAACGAGTCACTGGATAAATCAGAGTTACAAAAAAGCTTTGAAGCTCTGAACGTTCATTATTCACGAAATGGTAAAGGCCTCTGGCATTACCATAAATACGATACGCCGGACAAAAGCGGTCGTTACACCAAAATGTCAGGATACATGCTGAGTGCTGACATTATTTACAGAAAAGGAACCTGTCCACCGGACAGCGTATGGCTTGCACGAAGAAATTAA
- the cutA gene encoding divalent cation tolerance protein CutA — MHDVSRQDISLPDAVVVLCTAPDEATAQDLAAKVLAEKLAACATIIPGATSLYYWEGKLEQEYEVQMILKTSVIHQSALLDCLKSHHPYQTPELLVLPVTHGDSDYLSWLNASLR, encoded by the coding sequence ATGCATGATGTGAGTCGTCAGGATATCTCCCTCCCCGATGCCGTTGTTGTGCTCTGCACCGCGCCGGATGAAGCCACTGCCCAGGATCTGGCGGCCAAAGTGCTGGCAGAAAAGCTGGCGGCCTGTGCCACGATTATTCCCGGCGCTACCTCGCTGTATTACTGGGAGGGGAAACTGGAGCAGGAATACGAAGTCCAGATGATCTTAAAAACCTCGGTGATACACCAGAGCGCCTTACTCGACTGCCTGAAGTCTCATCACCCGTATCAAACGCCCGAACTTCTGGTTTTACCCGTTACTCATGGAGACAGTGATTACCTCTCATGGCTCAACGCATCCTTACGCTGA
- the dcuA gene encoding anaerobic C4-dicarboxylate transporter DcuA, which yields MIVVELIIVLLAIFLGARLGGIGIGFAGGLGVLVLAAIGVKPGNIPFDVISIIMAVIAAISAMQVAGGLDYLVNQTEKLLRRNPKYITILAPIVTYFLTIFAGTGNISLATLPVIAEVAKEQGIKPCRPLSTAVVSAQIAITASPISAAVVYMSSVMEGHGISYIHLLSVVIPSTLLAVLVMSFLVTMLFNSKLSDDPVYRKRLEEGLVELRGEKQVEIKPMAKNSVWMFLLGVVCVVVYAIVNSPSLGLVEKPLMNTTNAILIIMLSVATLTTILCKVETDAILNSSTFKAGMSACICILGVAWLGDTFVSHNIDWIKDTAGEVIQGHPWLLAVIFFFASALLYSQAATAKALMPMALALNVSPLTAVASFAAVSGLFILPTYPTLVAAVQMDDTGTTRIGKFVFNHPFFIPGTLGVVLAVCFGFLLGSFML from the coding sequence ATGATAGTTGTCGAACTTATCATTGTTTTGCTGGCAATCTTTTTGGGCGCCAGACTTGGGGGCATCGGGATTGGATTTGCAGGTGGACTGGGTGTTCTGGTTCTTGCCGCTATCGGCGTGAAACCGGGTAACATCCCGTTCGATGTCATTTCCATCATCATGGCGGTTATTGCTGCTATCTCCGCGATGCAGGTTGCGGGCGGTCTGGACTATCTGGTTAACCAGACAGAAAAACTGCTGCGTCGGAACCCGAAATACATCACGATCCTTGCACCGATCGTGACCTATTTCCTGACTATCTTTGCCGGTACCGGGAACATCTCCCTGGCAACACTGCCGGTTATCGCTGAAGTAGCGAAGGAACAGGGCATCAAGCCTTGCCGTCCGCTCTCCACCGCCGTGGTGTCCGCTCAGATTGCGATCACCGCATCGCCAATCTCCGCAGCGGTCGTTTACATGTCTTCTGTGATGGAAGGTCATGGCATTAGCTACATCCACCTGCTGTCCGTGGTCATTCCGTCCACGCTGCTGGCGGTATTGGTGATGTCTTTCCTGGTGACCATGCTGTTCAACTCCAAACTCTCTGACGATCCGGTGTACCGCAAGCGTCTGGAAGAAGGTTTGGTTGAACTGCGCGGTGAGAAGCAGGTCGAAATCAAACCGATGGCGAAGAACTCCGTCTGGATGTTCCTGCTGGGCGTAGTGTGCGTCGTCGTTTATGCGATCGTCAACAGCCCGAGCCTCGGTCTGGTTGAGAAACCGCTGATGAACACCACTAACGCAATCCTTATCATCATGCTGAGCGTCGCGACGCTGACCACTATCCTGTGCAAAGTGGAAACTGACGCTATCCTCAACTCCAGCACCTTCAAAGCCGGTATGAGCGCCTGTATTTGTATCCTGGGTGTTGCATGGCTGGGTGACACTTTCGTATCCCACAACATTGACTGGATCAAAGACACTGCAGGTGAAGTGATTCAGGGCCATCCGTGGCTGCTGGCGGTGATCTTCTTCTTTGCTTCCGCACTGCTGTACTCTCAGGCAGCAACCGCTAAAGCACTGATGCCGATGGCGCTGGCGCTGAACGTTTCTCCGCTGACTGCCGTTGCCTCTTTCGCTGCGGTTTCTGGTCTGTTCATTCTGCCAACTTACCCAACGCTGGTTGCGGCGGTACAGATGGATGACACCGGGACAACGCGTATCGGTAAATTCGTCTTTAACCACCCGTTCTTCATCCCTGGTACGCTGGGTGTGGTACTGGCGGTCTGCTTTGGCTTCCTGCTGGGCAGTTTCATGCTGTAA
- a CDS encoding FxsA family protein has translation MRWIPLLAVFLYVYIEISIFIQVAHVMGVLMTLILVIFTSVIGMSLVRNQGFKNFLLMQQKMAAGESPAEEMIKSVSLIIAGLLLLLPGFFTDFLGLLLLLPPVQKHLTMKLLPHLRFSRMPGGGFSAGTGGGDTFDGEFQRKDDERDRIEHKDDRRD, from the coding sequence TTGCGCTGGATACCGTTACTTGCAGTCTTTCTCTATGTTTATATTGAGATTTCTATCTTCATTCAGGTTGCCCATGTGATGGGTGTGCTGATGACGCTCATCCTGGTAATCTTTACCTCGGTCATCGGGATGTCGCTGGTACGCAACCAGGGATTTAAGAACTTTTTGTTGATGCAGCAGAAAATGGCGGCAGGAGAGAGCCCTGCTGAAGAGATGATTAAGAGTGTTTCGCTGATCATCGCGGGTCTGTTGCTGTTGTTGCCAGGCTTTTTCACCGACTTCCTCGGTCTTCTTCTTTTATTACCTCCCGTGCAGAAACACCTGACGATGAAGCTGCTGCCGCATTTGCGTTTTTCCCGGATGCCGGGTGGCGGTTTTAGCGCCGGAACGGGCGGTGGCGACACCTTTGACGGCGAGTTCCAGCGCAAAGACGATGAGCGTGACCGTATCGAACATAAAGACGACCGTCGCGACTGA